In Micromonospora sp. NBC_01813, the following are encoded in one genomic region:
- a CDS encoding FtsK/SpoIIIE domain-containing protein, with product MGTDLDRAAALHRSAAATLAALGPAGRPAPAGGGTDTSQHEIAEQLRSLAARLAPGWWGAPLDAQTPAMPIGGLDHAGYLRIGIAQPLDDARFPVLVPFLGTGHLAIDGDVRDQRVAGLLRATLLRLLAAVPQRRLAVRTVDGIETTRQGVLAPFQRLIDGGVLRPAATELTGLRAALAEAEQWIRPARPTVTRHHRQGRFMLLLIASLPESTDGGDLGRIDRLAQAGPEHGLHLVVAGWPPPPLTPEQTRTELPRSTTVRLRNPHVLIGDPPGDAFTDPSAAPGRPGGLNAPAYLDAGPPQQLIDRVGAELVAAADAGVRPPLAELLPDPTTQLWTESAAEGLAAGAGFDGHRQVVLRFNDITPHWLVAGRPGSGVDGFVITVLYGLAVRHRPAELAVHLVDLSPGESFASVLPTDADPSWLPHVDTAGAEADPEYALSVLRLLAAEVDRRTWLAGRNGTSKFTELATAAGIGRILGVLKDPAPLLDPGTGTAAEAAELLERITRAGRGCGVHLLLADSGDDGQGGRRGDADGWRHRESLLTQFPVRVALPGGDWLLEPNNDSAVGLPVGSAVVNTAGGLGGPRGAIRGHERTVSFPDPYADLPGLTRLRQQIWSRRDTETRPPQIFAGYRQPDLASDAGYQQALAGPAGPTGPTGPTGPPSCLLGQAVEVPQRSAEFRFERAPGRHLAIFGSRDLTADLLATAVLSLAAHHPPGSARMLFVSLGEHDRAQLAALTDLIEGRQPTEVVDLDILRTLGEETGPAYLIVATADVLELGGPAAARLRNLLDSGPARGIHLLSCWQQAAPFTAFLGPSPELIAGLVLLDLPVTGVPGLADRLPQWRPRHQRGLLYDGQTDRHTVFVPFRRAAVPGAGREAA from the coding sequence ATGGGCACGGATCTGGACCGCGCCGCCGCGCTGCACCGCTCCGCCGCCGCCACCCTCGCCGCCCTCGGGCCGGCCGGGCGCCCTGCCCCGGCCGGCGGGGGCACCGACACGAGCCAGCACGAGATCGCCGAGCAACTCCGCAGCCTCGCGGCACGGCTGGCACCCGGCTGGTGGGGCGCACCGCTCGACGCGCAGACCCCCGCCATGCCGATCGGCGGTCTGGACCACGCCGGCTACCTGCGGATCGGCATCGCGCAGCCACTCGACGACGCCCGGTTCCCGGTCCTCGTACCGTTTCTCGGCACCGGCCACCTGGCTATCGACGGCGACGTACGGGATCAACGGGTGGCCGGCCTGCTCCGCGCCACGCTGCTGAGGCTGTTGGCCGCCGTACCACAGCGCCGGCTGGCGGTGCGGACGGTGGACGGCATCGAAACAACCCGTCAGGGCGTCCTCGCACCGTTCCAACGGCTGATCGACGGCGGGGTGCTCCGCCCGGCGGCCACCGAACTCACCGGTCTACGCGCCGCGTTGGCCGAGGCCGAGCAGTGGATCCGGCCGGCCCGCCCGACGGTGACCCGGCACCACCGGCAGGGGCGCTTCATGCTGTTGCTGATCGCCTCACTGCCGGAGTCGACCGATGGCGGCGATCTCGGGCGGATCGACCGACTCGCCCAGGCCGGTCCCGAACACGGCCTGCATCTGGTCGTCGCGGGGTGGCCACCGCCGCCGTTGACTCCCGAACAGACCCGCACCGAACTACCGCGCAGCACCACCGTACGGCTGAGGAATCCGCACGTCCTGATCGGTGACCCACCCGGGGACGCCTTCACCGACCCGTCGGCGGCGCCCGGGCGCCCGGGCGGGCTGAACGCACCGGCGTACCTGGACGCCGGCCCACCACAGCAGCTGATCGACCGGGTCGGTGCCGAGCTGGTGGCGGCAGCCGACGCCGGCGTCCGCCCGCCGCTGGCCGAGTTGCTTCCCGACCCGACGACGCAGCTGTGGACGGAATCCGCCGCCGAAGGCCTGGCCGCCGGTGCCGGCTTCGACGGTCACCGCCAGGTGGTGCTCAGGTTCAACGACATCACCCCGCACTGGCTGGTCGCGGGGCGGCCCGGTTCGGGCGTGGACGGGTTCGTGATCACCGTCCTGTACGGGCTCGCGGTCCGGCACCGGCCGGCCGAACTCGCCGTACACCTGGTGGATCTGTCGCCCGGCGAGTCCTTCGCCAGTGTGCTGCCCACCGACGCGGATCCGTCCTGGCTGCCGCACGTCGACACCGCCGGGGCCGAGGCCGACCCGGAGTACGCGCTGTCCGTGCTGCGGTTGCTCGCCGCCGAGGTCGACCGGCGCACCTGGCTGGCCGGCCGCAACGGCACCAGCAAGTTCACCGAGCTCGCCACGGCCGCCGGGATCGGCCGGATCCTCGGGGTGCTCAAGGATCCGGCACCGCTGCTCGATCCGGGCACGGGCACCGCCGCCGAGGCCGCCGAGCTGCTGGAACGCATCACCAGGGCCGGCCGCGGCTGCGGCGTCCACCTGCTCCTCGCCGACTCTGGCGACGACGGGCAGGGTGGCCGGCGGGGCGACGCCGACGGTTGGCGGCACCGTGAGTCATTGTTGACCCAGTTCCCGGTACGGGTGGCGCTACCCGGTGGGGACTGGCTGCTGGAGCCGAACAACGACTCGGCGGTCGGTCTACCGGTGGGCAGCGCGGTCGTCAACACCGCCGGCGGGCTCGGCGGGCCACGGGGAGCCATCCGCGGTCACGAACGCACCGTCAGCTTCCCGGACCCGTACGCCGACCTGCCCGGACTGACGCGGCTGCGTCAGCAGATCTGGTCCCGCCGGGACACCGAAACCCGACCGCCGCAGATCTTCGCCGGATACCGGCAGCCCGACCTGGCCTCGGATGCCGGCTATCAACAGGCGCTCGCTGGTCCGGCTGGTCCGACTGGTCCGACCGGTCCGACCGGTCCGCCGAGTTGCCTGCTCGGGCAGGCCGTCGAGGTGCCGCAGCGGTCGGCGGAGTTCCGGTTCGAGCGTGCCCCTGGGCGCCACCTCGCCATCTTCGGCTCCCGCGACCTGACGGCTGACCTGCTGGCCACGGCGGTGCTCAGCCTGGCGGCACACCATCCGCCCGGCTCGGCCCGCATGCTGTTCGTCTCCCTCGGCGAGCACGACCGGGCGCAGTTGGCCGCGCTGACCGACCTGATCGAGGGCCGGCAGCCCACCGAGGTGGTCGACCTCGACATCCTGCGCACCCTGGGCGAGGAGACCGGGCCGGCGTACCTGATCGTCGCAACGGCCGACGTGCTCGAACTCGGTGGGCCAGCCGCCGCCCGGCTGCGCAATCTGCTGGATTCCGGGCCGGCCCGGGGCATTCATCTGCTCTCCTGCTGGCAGCAGGCGGCTCCGTTCACCGCCTTCCTCGGCCCCAGCCCGGAGTTGATCGCCGGTCTCGTCCTGCTCGACCTGCCGGTGACCGGGGTGCCCGGGCTCGCCGATCGGCTACCCCAGTGGCGGCCGCGGCATCAGCGGGGCCTGCTGTACGACGGTCAGACCGACCGGCACACCGTCTTCGTGCCGTTTCGGCGGGCGGCAGTGCCCGGCGCGGGGAGGGAGGCGGCGTGA
- the folE gene encoding GTP cyclohydrolase I FolE, which produces MAARLINGKLNGTPVERSVDLPRIEHAVREILIAVGEDPDRDGLQQTPARVARAYAELLAGLRADAAQVLTTTFEADHDELVLVRDIEVMSLCEHHMLPFRGVAHIGYIPGSTGRITGLSKLARLVEVYARRLQVQERLTSQIADMLMSRLEPRGVVTVLDCEHMCMAMRGIRKTGARTITSAVRGVFQRDAKSRAEAMSLIIHG; this is translated from the coding sequence CTGGCCGCCCGCCTGATCAACGGCAAGCTCAACGGCACCCCGGTCGAGCGCTCTGTCGATCTGCCCCGGATCGAACACGCCGTACGGGAGATCCTGATCGCCGTCGGCGAAGACCCGGACCGGGATGGGCTACAGCAGACGCCGGCCCGGGTGGCCCGGGCGTACGCCGAACTGCTGGCCGGGCTGCGGGCCGACGCCGCCCAGGTGCTCACCACCACCTTCGAGGCCGACCACGACGAGTTGGTGCTGGTCCGCGACATCGAGGTGATGTCGCTGTGCGAGCACCACATGCTGCCGTTCCGGGGAGTCGCGCACATCGGCTACATCCCGGGCAGCACCGGGCGGATCACCGGCTTGTCGAAGCTGGCCCGCCTCGTCGAGGTCTACGCCCGCCGGCTGCAGGTCCAGGAGCGGCTGACCTCGCAGATCGCCGACATGCTGATGAGCCGGCTGGAGCCGCGCGGAGTGGTCACCGTGCTGGACTGCGAGCACATGTGCATGGCCATGCGGGGCATCCGCAAGACCGGGGCCAGGACCATCACCTCCGCCGTACGCGGCGTCTTCCAGCGCGACGCCAAGTCCCGCGCCGAGGCGATGAGCCTGATCATCCACGGGTGA
- the ftsH gene encoding ATP-dependent zinc metalloprotease FtsH yields the protein MERTRFFRRPVVWIILVIIGAIALSSFFTNGPSYHKVDTSVALERLEQGGIDKAIFQDREQTLRLDLAETETFGETQTDRIEAQFPYEVGGEIWAEVLAAKEAGRVTGPAEAEVSSDSIFITLLVNLLPIAILVILLLLFMSQMQGGGSRVLNFGKSKAKMITKDTPKTTFADVAGSEEAVEELTEIKDFLQNPAKYQALGAKIPKGVLLFGPPGTGKTLLARAVAGEAGVPFYSISGSDFVEMFVGVGASRVRDLFEQAKTNAPAIVFVDEIDAVGRHRGAGMGGGHDEREQTLNQLLVEMDGFDTKGGVILIAATNRPDILDPALLRPGRFDRQIPVDAPDMEGRKAILRVHARGKPFAPDVDLDAVARRTPGFSGADLANVINEAALLTARQDGRAITNDALEESIDRVVAGPQRRTRVMGDKEKKITAYHEGGHALVAWALPHAAPVHKVTILSRGRSLGHTLVLPTEDKYTQTRAEMIDTLAYALGGRAAEELVFHEPTTGAGNDIEKASALARAMVTQYGMSAKLGAVKYGTSGDEPFLGRTMGHERDYSDTVAAEIDGEVRALIELAHDEAWEILVEYRDILDNMVLELMERETLSTADMARICERVVKRPPMAPFNGFGKRLPSTEPPVLTPAEKENLGREAANDGAQAVVGGGMSATSEGTS from the coding sequence ATGGAACGTACGCGTTTCTTCCGCCGGCCGGTGGTCTGGATCATCCTGGTGATCATCGGTGCGATTGCGCTCAGCTCCTTCTTCACCAACGGCCCCAGCTACCACAAGGTGGACACCTCTGTGGCGCTGGAGCGACTGGAGCAGGGCGGGATCGACAAGGCGATATTCCAGGACCGGGAGCAGACGCTCCGCCTCGACCTCGCCGAGACCGAAACGTTCGGCGAGACCCAGACCGACCGGATCGAGGCACAGTTCCCGTACGAGGTCGGCGGTGAGATCTGGGCCGAGGTGCTGGCCGCCAAGGAGGCTGGGCGGGTCACCGGCCCGGCCGAGGCCGAGGTCTCCTCGGACAGCATCTTCATCACGCTGCTGGTGAACCTGCTGCCCATCGCGATCCTGGTGATCCTGCTGCTGCTGTTCATGTCGCAGATGCAGGGCGGCGGGTCCCGGGTGCTCAACTTCGGCAAGTCCAAAGCGAAGATGATCACCAAGGACACTCCGAAGACCACCTTCGCCGACGTCGCGGGCTCCGAGGAAGCCGTCGAAGAGCTGACGGAGATCAAGGACTTCCTGCAGAATCCGGCGAAGTACCAGGCCCTCGGTGCCAAGATCCCCAAGGGCGTGCTGCTGTTCGGCCCGCCGGGCACCGGTAAGACGCTGCTCGCCCGTGCCGTCGCCGGCGAGGCCGGCGTGCCGTTCTACTCGATCTCCGGCTCCGACTTCGTCGAGATGTTCGTCGGCGTCGGTGCCAGCCGGGTCCGGGACCTGTTCGAACAGGCCAAGACGAACGCCCCGGCGATCGTCTTCGTCGACGAGATCGACGCCGTCGGCCGGCACCGTGGCGCCGGCATGGGCGGCGGCCACGACGAGCGGGAACAGACCCTCAACCAGTTGCTGGTCGAGATGGACGGCTTCGACACCAAGGGCGGCGTCATCCTGATCGCGGCCACCAACCGGCCGGACATCCTCGACCCCGCACTGCTGCGCCCCGGCCGGTTCGACCGACAGATCCCGGTCGACGCCCCCGACATGGAAGGCCGCAAGGCCATCCTCCGGGTGCATGCCCGGGGCAAGCCGTTCGCCCCGGACGTCGACCTGGACGCGGTGGCTCGACGTACCCCCGGATTCAGCGGTGCCGACCTGGCCAACGTGATCAACGAGGCGGCGCTGCTGACCGCCCGCCAGGACGGCCGGGCCATCACCAACGACGCCCTGGAGGAGTCGATCGACCGGGTGGTCGCCGGTCCGCAGCGGCGGACCCGGGTGATGGGCGACAAGGAAAAGAAGATCACCGCCTACCACGAGGGCGGCCACGCCCTGGTCGCCTGGGCGCTGCCGCACGCCGCCCCGGTGCACAAGGTGACCATCCTGTCCCGCGGTCGCTCCCTCGGCCACACCCTGGTCCTGCCGACCGAGGACAAGTACACCCAGACCCGCGCCGAGATGATCGACACCCTGGCGTACGCCCTCGGTGGCCGGGCCGCCGAGGAGTTGGTCTTCCACGAGCCCACCACCGGCGCCGGCAACGACATCGAGAAGGCCAGCGCGCTGGCCCGGGCGATGGTGACCCAGTACGGCATGAGCGCCAAGCTCGGTGCCGTCAAGTACGGCACCAGCGGCGACGAGCCGTTCCTCGGCCGCACGATGGGCCACGAGCGGGACTACTCCGACACCGTGGCCGCCGAGATCGACGGCGAGGTCCGGGCCCTCATCGAGCTGGCGCACGACGAAGCCTGGGAGATCCTCGTCGAGTATCGCGACATCCTCGACAACATGGTCCTGGAGCTGATGGAGCGGGAGACCCTCTCCACCGCCGACATGGCCAGGATCTGCGAGCGGGTGGTCAAGCGGCCGCCGATGGCGCCGTTCAACGGCTTCGGAAAGCGGCTGCCGTCAACGGAGCCGCCGGTGCTCACCCCGGCCGAGAAGGAGAACCTCGGCCGCGAGGCCGCCAACGACGGAGCTCAGGCAGTCGTCGGCGGTGGCATGTCCGCCACCTCGGAGGGCACCTCCTGA
- the hpt gene encoding hypoxanthine phosphoribosyltransferase: MADGSWYDADIDHVIITEEQIREKTAELAKQVATDYADVEGGLLLVCVLKGAVMFMADFARALGRQGPPVELEFMAVSSYGHGTTSSGVVRILKDLERDIAGRHVLVVEDIIDSGLTLSWLLKYLESRSAASVEVVALFRKPEAVKVPIPVRYVGFDIPTEFVVGYGLDFAERYRELPYVGVLKPEVYAR; encoded by the coding sequence ATGGCTGACGGCTCCTGGTACGACGCCGACATCGACCACGTGATCATCACCGAGGAACAGATCCGCGAGAAGACCGCCGAACTCGCCAAGCAGGTCGCCACCGACTACGCCGACGTCGAAGGTGGGCTGCTGCTGGTCTGCGTGCTCAAGGGCGCGGTCATGTTCATGGCCGACTTCGCCCGGGCACTCGGCCGGCAGGGCCCGCCGGTCGAGTTGGAGTTCATGGCGGTGTCCTCGTACGGACACGGCACCACCTCCTCCGGTGTGGTGCGGATCCTCAAGGACCTGGAGCGGGACATCGCCGGCCGGCACGTGCTGGTGGTCGAGGACATCATCGACTCCGGTCTGACGCTGTCCTGGCTGCTGAAGTACCTGGAGTCACGGTCCGCGGCAAGCGTCGAGGTCGTCGCCCTGTTCCGCAAGCCGGAGGCGGTCAAGGTGCCGATCCCGGTGCGGTACGTCGGTTTCGACATCCCGACCGAGTTCGTGGTCGGCTACGGCCTCGACTTCGCCGAGCGGTACCGCGAGTTGCCGTACGTCGGGGTGCTCAAGCCCGAGGTGTACGCCCGCTGA
- a CDS encoding GlxA family transcriptional regulator, whose product MIRTVAVIALDGVAAFELGVLCEVFGLDRTADGFPGYRFDVCTVDGAPVRSTSGFTIVPTADLGPVGDADLVAIPAATTRPTVPPAVLAALRAADRRGATLLSVCSGAFVLGAAGLLDGRECTTHWKYADELARRHPNARVQCNSLYVHDGNVLTSAGTAAGIDACLHLVRREHGSALATKLARRMVVPPHRDGGQAQYIETPIPVSPTAATLEPVLSWMQANLDVTVSVDDLAARAHMAPRTFARRFRAETGTTAHEWLTGQRVLLARQLLEETSLGVDVVARRCGFGDAATLRHHFNRRVGTTPLAYRNTFRDRSRIDVDELGPAGAGAVGVGPAGAGAVGDGSVRTG is encoded by the coding sequence ATGATTCGTACCGTCGCGGTGATCGCGCTCGACGGCGTGGCAGCTTTCGAGTTGGGAGTGCTCTGCGAGGTCTTCGGCCTCGACCGCACCGCCGACGGCTTCCCCGGCTACCGCTTCGACGTCTGCACCGTCGACGGTGCCCCGGTCCGCAGCACCTCCGGGTTCACCATCGTCCCGACCGCCGACCTCGGGCCGGTCGGCGACGCCGACCTGGTCGCCATCCCCGCCGCCACCACCCGCCCCACCGTGCCGCCGGCCGTCCTGGCCGCGTTGCGCGCCGCCGACCGGCGCGGCGCCACCCTGCTCAGCGTCTGCTCCGGCGCCTTCGTGCTCGGCGCCGCCGGCCTGCTCGACGGCCGCGAGTGCACCACCCACTGGAAGTACGCCGACGAGCTGGCCCGCCGGCACCCGAACGCCCGGGTCCAGTGCAACTCGCTCTACGTCCACGACGGCAACGTGCTCACCAGCGCCGGCACCGCCGCCGGCATCGACGCGTGCCTGCACCTGGTGCGCCGGGAGCACGGTTCGGCCCTGGCCACCAAGCTCGCCCGCCGGATGGTGGTGCCGCCGCACCGCGACGGCGGCCAGGCGCAGTACATCGAGACACCCATCCCGGTCAGCCCCACCGCCGCCACCCTGGAGCCCGTCCTCAGCTGGATGCAGGCCAACCTCGACGTCACGGTGAGCGTCGACGACCTGGCCGCCCGGGCGCACATGGCCCCGCGGACGTTCGCCCGCCGGTTCCGCGCCGAAACCGGCACCACCGCACACGAGTGGCTCACCGGGCAGCGGGTGCTACTCGCCCGGCAGCTCCTGGAGGAGACCAGCCTCGGCGTGGACGTGGTCGCCCGACGGTGCGGCTTCGGCGACGCCGCCACGCTGCGCCACCACTTCAACCGGCGGGTCGGCACGACCCCGCTGGCCTATCGCAACACGTTCCGCGACCGGTCCCGCATCGACGTCGACGAGCTCGGGCCAGCCGGGGCCGGGGCGGTCGGCGTCGGGCCAGCCGGGGCCGGGGCGGTCGGCGACGGCTCCGTCCGGACCGGCTGA
- a CDS encoding zinc-dependent metalloprotease, with translation MAQFVDWDLAAATAGALSKSGPKASLDEATEVVNDLRRLTDEAAGHVIAYTGLQAQVTHPPVRVVDRRDWAAANIAGLRDVITPLVSRAAGDRQPGALTDAIGSRVTGVQAGTVLGYLSGRVLGQYEVFSGDPGQLLLVAPNIVEIERKLQADPRDFRLWVCLHEVTHRTQFTAVPWMRGHFLGQVQAFVDASQAGGDNFVDRVRRGVGTLAESIRDPQSRASVLDIVQTPAQRAVLDRLTALMTLLEGHAEFVMDGVGPEVIPTVEQIRAGFNRRREAGNPLEKAIRRLLGVEVKMRQYAEGRKFVHGVVERVGMAGFNKIFDSPLTLPRLEELGDPDAWVSRVHGPVSGSPPTVA, from the coding sequence ATGGCGCAGTTCGTGGACTGGGATCTGGCCGCCGCTACCGCTGGCGCGCTGAGCAAGTCGGGCCCGAAGGCATCGCTCGACGAGGCGACCGAGGTCGTCAACGACCTCCGTCGGCTGACCGACGAAGCGGCCGGGCACGTGATCGCGTACACCGGTCTGCAGGCGCAGGTCACCCACCCGCCGGTGCGGGTGGTGGACCGGCGCGACTGGGCCGCGGCCAACATCGCCGGACTGCGCGACGTGATCACCCCGCTGGTCTCGCGGGCAGCCGGCGACCGGCAGCCGGGGGCGCTCACCGACGCGATCGGGTCCCGGGTGACCGGGGTGCAGGCCGGGACGGTGCTGGGCTACCTGTCCGGCCGGGTGCTCGGCCAGTACGAGGTCTTCTCCGGTGACCCCGGCCAGTTGCTGCTGGTCGCCCCGAACATCGTCGAGATCGAGCGGAAACTGCAGGCCGACCCGCGTGACTTCCGGCTCTGGGTCTGCCTGCACGAGGTGACCCACCGGACCCAGTTCACCGCGGTCCCGTGGATGCGCGGGCACTTCCTCGGTCAGGTGCAGGCCTTCGTCGACGCGTCACAGGCCGGCGGCGACAACTTCGTCGACCGGGTCCGGCGCGGCGTCGGCACACTCGCCGAGTCGATCCGCGATCCGCAGAGCCGGGCCAGCGTGCTCGACATCGTGCAGACGCCGGCGCAGCGTGCCGTGCTGGACCGGCTGACCGCGTTGATGACGCTGCTCGAAGGGCATGCCGAGTTCGTGATGGACGGTGTCGGGCCGGAGGTCATCCCGACGGTGGAGCAGATCCGGGCCGGCTTCAACCGGCGCCGGGAGGCCGGCAACCCGCTGGAGAAGGCGATCCGCCGACTGCTCGGGGTCGAAGTCAAGATGCGCCAGTACGCCGAGGGCCGCAAGTTCGTGCACGGGGTCGTGGAGCGGGTCGGCATGGCCGGGTTCAACAAGATCTTCGACTCGCCGCTGACCCTGCCCCGGCTTGAGGAGCTCGGCGACCCGGACGCGTGGGTGTCCCGGGTGCACGGCCCGGTCTCCGGCTCGCCGCCGACCGTCGCCTGA
- the dacB gene encoding D-alanyl-D-alanine carboxypeptidase/D-alanyl-D-alanine endopeptidase, which translates to MEPAEVVDSPSAEPTESAPAVPTPPAVGSRRSRTLLLAAAIIGAFLLVGGTSIAVLRPGPVAGWLGLAPPSPTPSAVADPTPGPVLAGLAVDTPMPTTQGLTTAFNEVIAGSGLGGRLHISVLDMATGTVLFSQDPTAMTTPASTTKIVTAVAVLAATGPAHQIATRVVAGAQPGEVVLVGGGDPTLAIDGAGFYSGAARLDELAAATRAALGGTTPTKVTIDASLFSGPAFGPGWDDDIPTGGYAAAITALMIDGGRTNPKAGKGWAQRAAAPDLAAGRAFARALGLPPEAVGTAPAGYAEQLAGSTGQPTGSTGEVANSTAPSQPVPSQPAGSGTEQPIPGAELARVESPPMISLVETMLSESDNVVAEALARQVAIAQGEPASFAGAAAAMDAVLTDLGLPAEQSDLSDGSGLSRNNRLTPGLLTELTVLAGSGSRPELAGLFSGLPVAAWSGTLQGRYQATAAPQRVGAGVVRAKTGSLSGVNSLAGTVTTADGRLLAFAVLADAVPSGPDQAQAALDRIAATLASCGCR; encoded by the coding sequence ATGGAGCCGGCGGAGGTCGTGGACTCGCCGTCGGCTGAGCCGACGGAGTCCGCCCCAGCGGTGCCGACGCCCCCGGCCGTGGGGTCGCGGCGGAGCCGGACGCTACTGCTCGCCGCTGCGATCATCGGCGCGTTTCTGCTGGTGGGTGGCACCTCGATCGCCGTACTCCGGCCTGGGCCGGTGGCCGGCTGGTTGGGTCTGGCCCCGCCCAGCCCCACTCCGAGCGCCGTCGCCGATCCGACGCCGGGTCCGGTGCTCGCCGGGCTGGCTGTGGACACCCCGATGCCGACCACCCAAGGGCTGACCACGGCGTTCAACGAGGTGATCGCCGGATCCGGGCTCGGCGGGCGGCTGCACATCTCCGTACTGGACATGGCGACCGGGACGGTGCTGTTCAGCCAGGACCCGACCGCGATGACGACGCCCGCGTCCACCACCAAGATCGTCACCGCGGTTGCCGTGCTGGCCGCCACCGGACCGGCGCATCAGATCGCCACCCGGGTGGTCGCTGGCGCGCAACCGGGCGAAGTGGTGCTGGTCGGCGGCGGTGACCCGACGCTGGCCATCGACGGGGCCGGCTTCTACTCCGGTGCCGCCAGGCTCGACGAGCTGGCTGCGGCGACCCGCGCGGCGCTGGGCGGAACCACGCCGACCAAGGTGACGATCGACGCGTCGCTCTTCTCCGGTCCGGCGTTCGGGCCCGGCTGGGACGACGACATCCCGACCGGCGGCTATGCGGCCGCGATCACCGCCTTGATGATCGACGGCGGTCGGACCAACCCCAAGGCGGGCAAGGGCTGGGCACAACGGGCCGCCGCGCCCGATCTGGCCGCCGGGCGGGCCTTCGCCCGTGCGTTGGGCCTGCCGCCGGAAGCGGTCGGAACCGCACCCGCCGGTTACGCCGAACAACTCGCCGGGTCGACGGGACAACCGACCGGCAGCACCGGCGAGGTCGCCAACTCGACGGCCCCGTCGCAGCCGGTTCCGTCGCAACCGGCTGGGTCCGGCACGGAGCAGCCGATTCCCGGTGCCGAACTCGCCCGGGTCGAATCACCGCCGATGATCAGCCTGGTGGAGACGATGTTGTCGGAGAGCGACAACGTCGTGGCGGAGGCGCTCGCCCGGCAGGTCGCGATCGCACAGGGGGAACCGGCCTCGTTCGCCGGAGCGGCCGCCGCGATGGATGCCGTACTGACGGATCTGGGGCTGCCGGCCGAGCAGAGCGACCTCTCCGACGGCAGTGGGTTGTCCCGGAACAACCGGTTGACGCCCGGACTGCTGACCGAACTGACCGTGCTGGCCGGCAGCGGCAGCCGACCCGAGCTGGCCGGGCTGTTCTCCGGACTGCCGGTCGCGGCGTGGTCCGGCACCTTGCAGGGCCGGTATCAGGCGACGGCCGCGCCGCAGCGGGTCGGTGCGGGCGTGGTGCGGGCCAAGACCGGATCGCTGTCCGGGGTCAATTCCCTGGCCGGCACGGTGACCACCGCCGACGGCCGGCTCCTCGCGTTCGCGGTGCTGGCCGACGCGGTGCCGTCGGGTCCCGACCAGGCACAGGCCGCTCTCGACCGGATCGCGGCGACCTTGGCGAGCTGCGGTTGCCGCTGA
- a CDS encoding inorganic diphosphatase has product MDFDVTVEIPKGHRNKYEVDHATGRIRLDRTLFTSTQYPADYGFIEGTLGQDDDPLDALVLVPEPTFPGCLIRCRAIGMFRMKDEKGADDKVLCVPYEDPRQEHLRDIHHLGEFDRLEIQHFFVVYKDLEPGKSVEGATWVGRVEAEAEIQASFRRREAAIERGEAAH; this is encoded by the coding sequence ATGGATTTCGACGTTACGGTTGAGATCCCCAAGGGTCACCGGAACAAGTACGAGGTCGATCATGCGACCGGCCGGATCCGGCTGGACCGCACATTGTTCACCTCGACTCAGTATCCGGCCGACTACGGGTTCATCGAGGGCACCCTTGGGCAGGACGACGATCCGTTGGACGCGCTGGTACTCGTGCCAGAACCCACCTTCCCAGGATGCCTCATCCGATGCCGGGCGATTGGCATGTTCCGGATGAAGGACGAGAAAGGTGCCGACGACAAGGTTCTCTGCGTGCCCTACGAGGACCCGCGCCAGGAGCACCTGCGTGACATCCATCACCTCGGTGAGTTCGATCGGCTGGAGATCCAGCACTTCTTCGTCGTCTACAAGGACCTCGAACCCGGCAAGTCGGTCGAAGGCGCGACCTGGGTCGGCCGAGTCGAGGCCGAGGCCGAGATCCAGGCCTCGTTCCGCCGCCGCGAAGCAGCCATCGAGCGGGGCGAAGCAGCCCACTGA